A DNA window from Anaerocolumna sp. AGMB13020 contains the following coding sequences:
- a CDS encoding ABC transporter ATP-binding protein, with translation MENTNIEIKLNNVSMIYQADNNEVTALTGVSLDIQKGEFISLLGPSGCGKTTLLRIVADLLKPTGGEVLIEGSSTESARLSRKYGMVFQSPVLYEWRTVRKNIELPLELMKVKKEDRKARAEKMLDLVGLTTFAEHYPHQLSGGMQQRVGIARALALRPEILLMDEPFSALDEFTREKLHEDLLRIWSKTNKTVIFVTHNIAEAVFLSDRVCVLSPHPGRLSAVVDIDLPRPRRKEIKDTFEFTTLVAKVRNSFEGV, from the coding sequence ATGGAAAACACTAATATCGAGATAAAACTAAATAATGTCAGTATGATTTATCAGGCAGACAACAATGAGGTCACCGCATTAACCGGTGTCAGCCTGGACATACAGAAAGGTGAATTTATCTCTCTCCTTGGACCATCCGGCTGCGGAAAGACGACACTGCTTCGCATAGTGGCTGACCTTTTAAAGCCTACAGGCGGAGAAGTCCTCATAGAGGGAAGTTCAACGGAATCAGCAAGACTTAGCCGCAAATATGGAATGGTATTTCAGAGCCCGGTACTTTATGAATGGCGTACGGTAAGAAAGAATATTGAATTGCCTTTGGAACTGATGAAGGTTAAAAAAGAAGACAGAAAAGCCAGAGCTGAAAAAATGCTCGACTTAGTAGGACTCACGACCTTTGCTGAGCATTATCCACATCAGTTAAGCGGTGGTATGCAGCAAAGGGTAGGTATAGCAAGAGCTTTGGCCTTAAGACCGGAAATTTTATTAATGGATGAACCTTTCTCCGCTTTGGATGAATTCACAAGAGAGAAGCTTCATGAGGATTTGCTTCGAATCTGGAGTAAAACCAACAAGACGGTTATCTTTGTAACTCACAATATTGCAGAAGCTGTATTCCTCTCTGACAGAGTATGTGTCCTCTCACCTCATCCAGGAAGACTTTCAGCAGTAGTAGATATTGATTTGCCAAGACCCAGAAGAAAAGAAATAAAGGATACCTTTGAATTTACTACTTTGGTAGCAAAAGTAAGAAACAGCTTTGAAGGAGTATAG
- a CDS encoding ABC transporter ATP-binding protein/permease, producing the protein MLELKNIKRSYNVGGIETKALDGISVAFRQKEFVAILGTSGSGKTTCLNIIGGLDRYDSGDLVIKGKKTADFTDRDWDAYRNNSIGFVFQSYNLIMHLSIVANVELGMTLSGVSAEEKHRRAIEVLEKVGLKEHLHKKPNQLSGGQMQRVAIARALANDPEILLCDEPTGALDSNTSIQIMELIKEVAKERLVIMVTHNPELAESYADRIIRFQDGKIISDTHPHMERPKGDEFKLKKTSMSFLTALRLSFNNIRTKKGRTILTAFASSIGIIGIAVILSLSTGFQTQIDDFQRDAMAEFPIIISQSAATVDAESMEKMREERANEEAESFKETDKVTLYDPADTQISHRNIFTQEYLDYLNKIDPEICSSIGYSRLVSMNMVRKTEGNVIPVSLSSQSQSSGNSGSGAALTGSMGLSSYPKQLRADEESYLTKNYDLLSGEYPTKETDLVLVIDTRNRVDYNILKSLGFDTDKKDSIDFDDIVGTEFKIIPNDVYYVPTEAGTYLPGNDYQAMFDSADSITVRIAGVVRQKEEVTMGLLLPGIAYSDELSELVIDSAKDSAIVKAQENSDKNVITMEELTEDTKDVFLSYLGGNATPYVIMVYPDNFEDKDAVTDYLDQYNSGKDSKDQVVYTDLAATMSSLTSGIMDGITIVLIAFAAISLVVSLIMISIITYTSVLERTKEIGILRALGARKKDITRVFDAETTILGIFSGLLGVVLAWALTFPINAILFNITELEGVASLKIEHAVFLVAISTILTVLGGHIPAKMASRKNAIEALRSE; encoded by the coding sequence TTGCTGGAATTAAAAAATATAAAGAGATCCTATAACGTCGGAGGCATAGAGACCAAGGCTCTTGACGGAATCAGTGTTGCCTTCAGGCAAAAGGAATTCGTGGCAATACTTGGAACAAGCGGTTCTGGAAAGACAACTTGCTTGAATATCATCGGAGGACTCGACAGGTATGATTCCGGAGATCTTGTAATCAAGGGTAAGAAAACAGCGGATTTTACCGATAGAGATTGGGATGCCTATCGAAACAATTCCATAGGGTTTGTATTTCAGAGCTATAATCTGATCATGCATTTAAGTATTGTAGCGAATGTGGAGCTTGGAATGACCTTAAGTGGTGTATCAGCAGAAGAAAAGCATAGAAGAGCTATCGAAGTACTGGAAAAGGTTGGGTTAAAGGAGCATTTGCATAAGAAACCCAATCAGCTCTCCGGTGGACAGATGCAGCGTGTTGCCATAGCCAGAGCATTGGCAAATGATCCGGAGATTCTTTTGTGTGATGAACCGACCGGCGCTCTGGACAGCAATACAAGCATTCAGATCATGGAACTAATCAAAGAAGTTGCCAAAGAACGACTGGTAATCATGGTAACTCACAACCCGGAACTGGCAGAGAGTTATGCGGATCGTATCATAAGGTTTCAGGATGGTAAAATCATATCCGATACCCATCCTCATATGGAAAGACCAAAAGGGGATGAGTTTAAGCTTAAAAAGACCAGTATGAGTTTTCTTACAGCTTTAAGGCTTTCCTTTAACAATATCCGTACCAAAAAGGGCAGGACCATATTAACTGCTTTTGCTTCCAGTATCGGTATTATCGGAATCGCAGTTATATTGAGTTTGTCTACTGGTTTTCAGACTCAGATTGATGACTTTCAAAGAGATGCCATGGCGGAGTTCCCCATTATTATTTCCCAGTCAGCTGCAACAGTAGATGCAGAGAGCATGGAGAAGATGCGGGAGGAGAGAGCCAATGAAGAAGCAGAATCTTTTAAGGAAACAGATAAAGTAACTCTGTATGACCCGGCGGACACTCAGATTTCCCACAGAAATATCTTTACACAGGAGTATTTGGATTACCTGAACAAGATTGATCCTGAAATCTGCAGCAGCATCGGATACTCCAGATTGGTATCCATGAACATGGTCCGCAAAACAGAGGGCAACGTAATACCTGTATCCTTAAGTTCCCAGAGCCAGAGCTCCGGTAACAGCGGATCAGGAGCAGCACTAACCGGCTCAATGGGACTCTCTTCCTATCCGAAACAATTAAGAGCGGACGAAGAGTCTTATCTGACTAAGAACTATGATCTGTTATCCGGGGAATATCCCACAAAAGAAACCGACCTGGTACTTGTAATTGATACCCGAAACCGTGTGGACTATAATATCCTTAAGAGTCTTGGTTTTGATACCGATAAAAAAGACAGTATAGATTTTGACGATATTGTGGGAACAGAATTTAAAATCATACCCAATGATGTATATTATGTACCCACGGAAGCAGGAACTTATTTGCCGGGTAACGATTATCAGGCGATGTTTGATTCAGCAGATTCCATTACTGTCAGGATAGCTGGTGTCGTCCGTCAGAAGGAAGAGGTCACCATGGGTCTCCTGCTTCCGGGCATCGCCTACAGCGATGAATTATCAGAACTTGTAATAGACAGTGCCAAAGATTCTGCTATTGTAAAAGCGCAGGAGAACAGTGACAAGAACGTGATAACCATGGAGGAATTAACAGAGGACACCAAAGACGTATTTTTATCCTACCTTGGCGGAAATGCAACTCCTTATGTTATCATGGTTTATCCCGATAATTTTGAAGATAAGGATGCGGTTACCGATTATCTGGATCAGTATAATTCCGGTAAAGACTCGAAAGACCAGGTAGTATATACTGATCTGGCAGCAACCATGTCCAGCCTGACCAGCGGTATTATGGATGGTATTACCATTGTTCTCATTGCCTTTGCAGCAATCTCACTGGTAGTAAGCCTTATTATGATATCCATCATAACATATACTTCTGTATTGGAGCGCACGAAAGAAATCGGTATCTTAAGAGCTTTAGGGGCCAGAAAGAAGGATATTACCCGTGTATTTGACGCTGAAACTACCATTCTTGGAATCTTTTCCGGTTTACTTGGTGTCGTTTTGGCATGGGCTCTGACCTTTCCCATCAATGCGATATTATTCAATATTACAGAATTGGAAGGCGTAGCTTCTCTTAAGATTGAACATGCGGTATTCCTGGTTGCCATCAGTACCATTCTTACTGTATTAGGCGGTCATATTCCGGCAAAAATGGCCTCCAGAAAGAATGCCATTGAAGCTTTAAGGTCAGAATAG
- a CDS encoding ABC transporter permease, with protein MKTKNKKAALTSFVYPLSFGGLIFALWQTGVLHKLLGTDEFTLPLPSRIGNIILDNLPKIAGNIQSTLIVAVLGLLAGSLLGYAVAILATIFPRWGGGGLNVVSAFNAVPIVALAPVITNWTKDVSKDASVRSMVAKILVVMVICTAAMSINAYRGLTEVKPFSEDLMKTYAADKLTTFVKLRLPNSIPYIFIALRVSVPACVISALVSEYFAEYITGVGRQIRENIVLAQYSTAWAYITVACLIGILMYMILMVFEGILLKHRRK; from the coding sequence ATGAAGACAAAGAATAAAAAAGCAGCATTAACTTCCTTTGTATATCCCTTAAGTTTTGGAGGACTTATCTTTGCTTTGTGGCAGACCGGCGTTCTACATAAATTACTTGGAACCGATGAATTTACATTACCTTTGCCGTCTCGTATCGGAAATATCATTCTGGATAATCTTCCAAAGATAGCGGGAAACATTCAATCCACCTTAATCGTTGCGGTTCTTGGGCTTTTAGCAGGTTCTCTGCTGGGATATGCAGTTGCAATCCTTGCAACCATATTTCCAAGATGGGGTGGAGGGGGACTTAATGTAGTATCTGCCTTTAACGCAGTGCCTATCGTTGCGTTAGCTCCGGTTATTACGAACTGGACAAAGGATGTAAGCAAGGATGCCAGCGTAAGAAGCATGGTTGCAAAAATTCTGGTGGTGATGGTGATCTGTACAGCTGCAATGAGCATTAATGCCTACAGAGGACTGACAGAAGTGAAACCCTTTAGTGAAGACTTAATGAAGACTTATGCAGCTGATAAGCTTACCACTTTTGTTAAGCTTAGGCTGCCAAACAGTATCCCTTATATATTTATTGCTCTGAGGGTTAGCGTACCAGCCTGTGTTATCAGTGCGCTGGTAAGTGAATATTTCGCTGAATATATAACAGGGGTAGGCAGACAGATAAGAGAGAATATCGTATTAGCTCAATATTCCACAGCCTGGGCTTATATTACGGTAGCCTGTCTGATTGGAATCCTAATGTATATGATTCTTATGGTTTTTGAAGGTATTTTGCTGAAGCATCGCAGGAAGTGA
- the hydA gene encoding dihydropyrimidinase translates to MSYLIKNGTIVNSKETYQSDILIKDGKIAAIGKNLPAEADTEIIDAAGKLVLPGAIDVHTHLAMPFGGTLSADGYFAGTRAAACGGTTTVFDFALQDFKENMVDTVKRRAALCAPEAAVDYAFHVGVKDVSGDLLDSMEEAVNFGVPSFKVFMVYDFGVSDGVFYQVLEKAKACGGMISVHAENKEISNMLIQRFLSEGKTSPWYHYLSRPEFVEAEADTRAIEWAKSLNAPLYIVHLANKDGVAAVTKAKEEGYQIYAETCPHYLHFTKEVYKREDGRNFVCSPPIKGQESQDALWEAIKRGDIDTIATDHCPFQSYEKDWGKEDFTKIPNGCAAIENMYPYMLSAANTGKISFHKAVELCCENPAKLFGCREKGFLVPGKDADIVIYDPEKHFTITCENMHSDYDHTIWEGVELKGYPIKTFSRGRVVFDNGEFVGEAGWGKFIKRSLK, encoded by the coding sequence ATGAGTTACCTAATAAAAAATGGTACTATTGTTAATTCAAAAGAAACCTATCAAAGTGACATTCTGATAAAAGACGGTAAAATTGCTGCTATTGGAAAGAACCTTCCGGCAGAGGCGGATACAGAGATAATTGATGCAGCAGGCAAACTTGTACTGCCGGGAGCTATTGATGTACACACTCATCTTGCCATGCCTTTTGGCGGAACCCTTTCGGCAGACGGTTATTTTGCCGGTACAAGAGCTGCAGCCTGCGGAGGGACGACGACGGTATTTGACTTTGCTCTTCAGGATTTTAAGGAAAATATGGTTGATACCGTTAAAAGAAGAGCTGCGCTTTGTGCACCTGAGGCAGCTGTTGACTATGCCTTTCATGTTGGTGTGAAGGATGTAAGCGGTGACCTGCTTGATTCCATGGAAGAAGCAGTGAATTTCGGAGTTCCAAGCTTTAAGGTATTTATGGTATATGATTTTGGGGTCAGTGACGGAGTATTCTACCAGGTTCTCGAAAAGGCAAAAGCCTGCGGAGGGATGATCAGTGTTCACGCAGAGAATAAAGAAATCTCCAATATGCTGATCCAAAGGTTCTTATCAGAAGGAAAAACCAGTCCCTGGTATCATTACCTGTCAAGGCCTGAATTTGTAGAAGCAGAAGCGGACACACGTGCAATTGAATGGGCGAAATCCTTAAATGCACCTTTGTATATCGTACATCTTGCCAACAAAGACGGAGTAGCAGCGGTTACCAAAGCAAAGGAAGAAGGCTATCAGATTTATGCAGAAACCTGTCCCCACTATCTGCATTTTACCAAGGAAGTCTATAAAAGAGAGGACGGCAGAAACTTTGTATGCTCTCCGCCTATCAAAGGACAGGAAAGCCAGGATGCTCTATGGGAGGCAATCAAGCGGGGAGATATCGATACCATTGCTACCGATCACTGCCCTTTCCAAAGCTATGAAAAGGACTGGGGAAAAGAGGACTTTACCAAGATACCCAATGGATGTGCGGCAATAGAAAATATGTATCCGTATATGCTGTCGGCTGCCAATACAGGTAAGATATCTTTTCATAAGGCAGTGGAACTCTGCTGTGAAAACCCTGCGAAGCTATTTGGCTGCAGGGAGAAAGGCTTCCTGGTACCGGGAAAAGACGCAGATATCGTTATCTATGATCCGGAGAAGCACTTTACCATAACCTGTGAGAATATGCATTCTGATTACGACCATACCATTTGGGAAGGGGTTGAGTTAAAAGGTTATCCCATCAAGACCTTCTCCAGAGGAAGAGTGGTGTTTGACAATGGAGAATTTGTAGGTGAAGCCGGATGGGGTAAATTTATCAAGCGCAGCTTAAAATGA
- the preA gene encoding NAD-dependent dihydropyrimidine dehydrogenase subunit PreA — protein sequence MSADKKYAELFLAQEAAKCLLCHGAPCTDACREGLRPSDFVRSVRFENLSAGLKAVKTETCRSCDAACEKACIHYDVPVKIQKMVSFTETETAADDAGVSDLSIEFCGVQCENPFFLSSSIVASNYEMCAKALRAGWGGIVFKTIGFLQPEEVSPRFDATRKEGTPFIGFRNLEQIAEHSLKENLEYIRRLKQDFPEKIIVASIMGQTEEEWTELARAVTEVGADIIECNFSCPHMSAQGLGSDVGQNTELVKRYTEYTRKGTHLPILAKMTPNLGNMELPALAAMEGGADGIAAINTLKSISGIHLDNMAPPPHINGKSAISGYSGKAVKPIALRFIHDIASHEQLKGVPVSGMGGIETWQDAAEFIALGCGNIQITTAVMQYGYRIIDDLISGLSGFLKRKGYRSLTELRGSALESIVNPDTLDRKTMEYPVFQKARCVGCGRCYISCQDAGHQAISFDKTVRKPMLSAKNCVGCHLCLLVCPCNAIERSRRVNKPDSTKKSVQV from the coding sequence ATGTCTGCTGACAAGAAATACGCTGAGCTTTTTCTGGCACAGGAAGCTGCCAAGTGCCTTTTATGCCATGGGGCACCCTGTACCGATGCCTGCAGGGAAGGTTTGAGGCCTTCGGATTTTGTAAGATCGGTCAGATTCGAAAATCTCAGTGCCGGGTTAAAGGCTGTGAAAACAGAAACCTGCCGTTCCTGTGATGCTGCCTGTGAGAAAGCCTGTATTCATTATGATGTTCCTGTTAAGATTCAAAAAATGGTTTCGTTTACAGAAACTGAGACAGCAGCAGATGATGCAGGAGTAAGTGATTTATCTATAGAATTCTGCGGAGTTCAGTGTGAAAATCCATTTTTCCTGTCCTCCTCTATCGTCGCTAGTAATTATGAAATGTGCGCAAAAGCATTGAGAGCCGGATGGGGAGGAATCGTATTCAAGACCATAGGCTTTCTTCAACCGGAGGAGGTATCCCCGCGTTTTGATGCAACAAGAAAAGAGGGTACCCCTTTTATCGGCTTTCGCAATCTGGAGCAGATTGCAGAACACAGTCTGAAGGAGAACCTGGAGTATATAAGAAGACTAAAGCAGGATTTTCCTGAGAAAATAATCGTAGCTTCTATAATGGGGCAGACAGAGGAGGAATGGACGGAGCTTGCCAGAGCAGTTACAGAGGTTGGAGCCGATATTATCGAATGTAATTTTTCCTGTCCTCATATGTCTGCACAGGGTCTGGGTTCTGATGTGGGGCAGAATACAGAATTGGTAAAGAGGTATACGGAATATACCAGAAAAGGTACACATCTGCCAATTCTTGCCAAGATGACACCTAATCTCGGAAATATGGAGCTGCCTGCCCTTGCAGCCATGGAGGGAGGCGCGGATGGGATTGCCGCGATCAATACCTTAAAGAGCATTAGTGGCATCCATTTGGATAATATGGCACCTCCGCCTCATATAAACGGCAAATCAGCTATTTCCGGTTATTCCGGTAAAGCTGTAAAACCGATAGCACTTCGATTTATTCATGACATTGCAAGCCATGAGCAGTTAAAGGGGGTACCAGTCAGTGGAATGGGAGGAATCGAGACCTGGCAGGATGCAGCTGAGTTCATAGCTTTGGGCTGTGGAAATATTCAGATAACCACTGCTGTGATGCAATATGGCTATCGCATCATCGATGACCTGATTTCTGGTCTGAGTGGCTTCTTAAAGAGAAAAGGCTACCGTTCTCTGACAGAATTACGCGGTAGTGCGCTGGAGAGCATTGTCAACCCAGACACCCTTGACAGAAAGACCATGGAATATCCTGTTTTTCAAAAAGCAAGATGTGTTGGATGTGGCAGATGCTACATCTCCTGTCAGGATGCCGGGCATCAGGCAATAAGCTTTGATAAGACCGTGAGAAAACCTATGCTGTCTGCGAAAAACTGTGTTGGTTGTCATCTCTGTCTGTTGGTATGTCCCTGTAATGCAATTGAAAGGTCAAGGCGTGTAAATAAACCTGACAGCACCAAAAAATCAGTACAGGTATAG
- a CDS encoding ABC transporter permease yields the protein MKILKRIGDTKGAVTLVWALGIMIVWEIGAFYVQGTKRTPENVLPHIYQILGSVFSNKPVSSGQTALQIVITNAGATLLRAAAGFFIGMISGFILALLMNLSGVIEKIAFPYLMIIQMIPILGMAPIVLAITRDIGISRIVIAAILTFYPVAANTLAGFKSIEREKHDLMYICAASKWQVYTKTLIPSAIPYFFTGLKISAPMAITASILVDTLQGDGGLGCMLSQSLKHAMSIMVFWQIVLLSAIIGILSFYLMGVIEKLFMPHKRKRVMGGRRNYEDKE from the coding sequence TTGAAGATCTTAAAAAGAATCGGAGACACCAAAGGAGCAGTAACGCTGGTGTGGGCTCTTGGTATTATGATTGTCTGGGAAATCGGAGCCTTTTATGTACAGGGAACTAAGAGGACACCTGAAAATGTATTACCGCATATTTACCAGATATTAGGTTCTGTATTCAGTAACAAACCAGTAAGCAGCGGGCAGACAGCCCTCCAAATAGTCATCACCAACGCCGGTGCCACTCTCTTAAGAGCAGCAGCCGGTTTTTTCATTGGTATGATCAGTGGTTTTATTCTGGCATTACTAATGAATCTGTCCGGTGTAATTGAAAAGATAGCTTTTCCATATCTCATGATAATCCAGATGATACCAATACTTGGAATGGCACCAATTGTTCTTGCAATCACCAGAGATATTGGCATTAGCCGGATCGTAATTGCAGCAATCCTGACCTTCTATCCGGTAGCAGCCAATACACTGGCCGGTTTTAAGTCCATAGAACGGGAAAAACATGATCTGATGTATATATGTGCAGCCAGTAAATGGCAGGTATATACAAAGACTTTGATACCTTCGGCTATTCCTTACTTTTTCACCGGACTGAAAATATCGGCACCTATGGCAATAACCGCTTCTATACTGGTGGATACCCTGCAGGGAGATGGAGGTCTTGGTTGTATGTTATCGCAATCCTTGAAACATGCCATGTCTATTATGGTATTTTGGCAGATTGTATTGCTGAGTGCCATTATCGGTATTTTAAGTTTCTACTTGATGGGTGTCATTGAGAAACTGTTTATGCCTCATAAGAGGAAGCGGGTTATGGGAGGGAGAAGGAATTATGAAGACAAAGAATAA
- a CDS encoding PucR family transcriptional regulator: MAVTLARLFANTEKNYKIKLLAGQKGMKSLVRWVHMVEDSEVPGFLHGNELIMTTGIAHAGSGWLVEFVKSLRKHGAIGLILNVGPYIKEIPATVTQYCDDNGFPLFTVPWEIHLIDVTFDFCHRIIENEEHETDTASAFRNLIFTPGNKNAYVQPLGKGGFHNRGEYTLMLIQAVKNEKLILGDEWNNLKFGLQSVLRYVDKPICIFDQENYLVIIASGIHWSQMEGYGKLIEKELFPEEEVQLFIGISDTVMGYNELHFCYRQAVTSISTAKLLRKETVKYQDTGIYKLLYAVEETGVLKRYLSDTLWEIREYDSLHNTDFENTLKVYLENNGSIQKVSMIMKVHRNTVNYKMKAIREIFGLKMDYEDIARLWLAFDIKKITAE, encoded by the coding sequence ATGGCAGTAACACTTGCTAGGCTTTTTGCAAACACAGAAAAAAATTATAAAATCAAGCTGCTGGCAGGTCAAAAGGGTATGAAAAGTCTGGTACGCTGGGTTCATATGGTAGAAGACAGTGAAGTTCCGGGGTTTCTCCACGGCAATGAATTAATAATGACCACTGGTATTGCACATGCGGGGAGCGGCTGGCTGGTGGAATTTGTGAAAAGCCTGAGAAAACATGGTGCAATAGGACTGATTCTGAATGTGGGGCCTTATATTAAAGAAATACCCGCTACAGTTACCCAATACTGCGATGATAATGGTTTTCCGTTATTTACCGTACCCTGGGAAATTCATCTGATTGATGTTACCTTTGATTTTTGCCACCGTATCATAGAAAATGAAGAACATGAAACAGATACGGCCTCTGCCTTTCGTAACCTGATCTTTACGCCTGGTAATAAGAATGCTTATGTACAGCCATTAGGGAAAGGTGGTTTCCATAACAGGGGAGAATACACACTGATGCTGATACAGGCGGTGAAAAATGAAAAGCTTATATTAGGGGACGAGTGGAATAACCTGAAATTCGGGCTGCAAAGTGTGCTGCGGTATGTGGATAAACCTATCTGTATTTTCGATCAGGAAAACTATCTGGTCATCATTGCGTCTGGCATACACTGGTCTCAAATGGAGGGATACGGTAAGCTTATTGAAAAAGAATTGTTTCCGGAAGAAGAAGTACAGCTGTTTATTGGAATCTCTGATACGGTTATGGGATATAATGAGCTGCATTTTTGTTACCGGCAGGCAGTGACATCAATTTCAACAGCAAAACTGCTTCGGAAAGAAACAGTTAAATATCAGGACACCGGAATCTATAAGCTGTTGTATGCAGTAGAAGAAACAGGTGTGTTAAAGCGTTATCTGTCAGATACCTTGTGGGAGATCAGAGAATATGATTCGCTGCATAATACTGATTTTGAAAATACTTTAAAAGTGTATCTGGAGAATAACGGGAGTATTCAAAAGGTATCGATGATAATGAAGGTCCATCGTAATACCGTTAACTACAAAATGAAAGCAATCAGAGAAATCTTTGGGCTGAAAATGGATTATGAAGATATCGCCAGGCTGTGGCTGGCTTTTGATATTAAGAAAATAACAGCAGAATAA
- a CDS encoding ABC transporter substrate-binding protein, whose product MKKRLLTAALSLVMVFSLAACSAKGDSESSSAGAYFSKEASAKDIVVKAATEGKVGNWGIGNEYEIQALLSKYEQPTTYLSQAFDMDGFDDDSILLASAMTYNELGLVRNSYEGGYKYGDSVGYIDMNDEGVAMLEDNIFTTRAFAEANPNTVKAFLYASLKGWEYACANPEEAAEIVFKYGSSVSSEHQSYMAEEVKKLVETDTKGTSVKDYGKMEDAAMQQTLDLAKKYIKLDDSAAADKLQTITLDNIRDTSYWEAANASGDGKFGTPEKSSVSIQLKWLPQAQFMGYYVALDKGYYSEVGLEVNIVPGGGDIGETTAVNNGTVDFGVTWVSNLIAANAGGMDLVEVSQIYQRSGLVLVYKYNK is encoded by the coding sequence ATGAAAAAAAGGTTATTAACAGCAGCTCTTTCTCTGGTAATGGTATTCAGTCTTGCAGCCTGCAGCGCAAAAGGAGATTCAGAAAGTTCATCAGCAGGTGCTTATTTCAGCAAAGAAGCCAGTGCAAAAGACATCGTAGTAAAGGCAGCAACAGAAGGCAAGGTAGGCAACTGGGGTATTGGTAACGAATATGAAATTCAGGCATTACTTTCAAAGTACGAACAGCCTACGACTTATCTAAGTCAGGCATTTGATATGGATGGCTTTGATGATGATTCCATCCTGCTTGCATCTGCCATGACCTATAACGAATTGGGTCTTGTCAGGAACTCTTATGAAGGCGGCTATAAATACGGTGATTCCGTAGGTTATATCGATATGAATGACGAAGGGGTTGCTATGCTGGAGGATAATATATTTACCACCAGAGCTTTTGCAGAGGCTAATCCTAATACCGTAAAAGCTTTCTTATATGCCTCCTTAAAAGGCTGGGAATATGCCTGTGCCAATCCGGAAGAAGCAGCAGAAATCGTATTTAAATATGGCTCCAGTGTATCCAGTGAGCATCAGTCCTATATGGCAGAAGAGGTTAAAAAACTGGTGGAAACTGATACAAAAGGAACAAGTGTAAAGGATTACGGGAAGATGGAGGATGCAGCAATGCAGCAGACCCTGGACCTTGCAAAAAAATATATCAAATTAGATGACTCTGCAGCAGCAGATAAATTACAGACTATAACACTTGATAATATCAGGGATACTTCTTATTGGGAGGCGGCCAATGCTTCCGGAGACGGAAAGTTCGGAACACCCGAAAAATCAAGTGTATCCATACAGTTAAAATGGCTTCCTCAGGCACAGTTCATGGGTTATTATGTGGCACTGGATAAAGGGTATTACAGTGAAGTCGGCCTGGAGGTGAATATAGTACCAGGTGGCGGTGATATCGGAGAAACCACAGCAGTTAATAACGGTACCGTTGATTTTGGCGTAACCTGGGTATCTAACCTGATTGCAGCAAATGCCGGTGGAATGGACCTTGTTGAAGTATCTCAGATCTATCAAAGATCGGGTCTTGTATTGGTATATAAGTACAACAAGTAA